The Sabethes cyaneus chromosome 3, idSabCyanKW18_F2, whole genome shotgun sequence DNA window cttCGTAGGTATTGCATATTTGAGATCACATGTGTATCTTGTAACTGTGGCATCTCTAAAGCATAAGGAAAACTCAGATGCCGCTTTCTATTGTACCGTGCAAACTATTTGTTGATATACTAATCAAgaaataatctcaaaatttttaaGTATACTAAcggtaaaataaaatattgaagACATTACGATTCAAATATTTACATTTGAGAGATTAGAATatattttccgcttattttgaatGCCTTAACATTAATTAACCTTAGCGATTAAATCGTGAATATTAGTAAAAAGCCAACTTCGTTCTCTGTACTTTCAGCTGAATAGAAATATTACATTTATTCAAAAAATCGCAAACTGCTTAGTTCCTAAACAATTTTTAGAATCTGAGGAAAAATATTTAATAGGAAGTAGAAGCAGTAAATTGTCGAGCAAATGCAAAGCCCTCTGACCCAGCTGAGAAACCGGAAACTGACGGTAACAGTGACCGTCAGGTCCAAACAATATCGGTTTAAGCTTCCACATCTGCTTGTATCTTGGCAAGGAAGTCGGCCTTGTGCTTGGCGATCTTTGCCTTGCGGGCTTCCAGCGTGAGTTTGGCCAGATTGTGACGTTTCTTGGTGACCTTCTTTTCCGGTTTCTTGGTGAAGGAAGGATCTTTGCGGATGCCAGCGTGAGCATTCTTGTAGATGTTTTCGATctgcataaaataaaataatgccAGGTATTAGCTTTGAACAGTTAAACAGTAAATTGTGTACGACAAAAATTAGGAAGTTTTTTAGATGGACAACCAAAATACTCCGAACTAATTGTCAAAATTGCTGTGGTCCACTTTCGGAATCGGTTGCAACTTAATTTGTCGCAACAGAAATTTGGGAGTGGACGTATTGTTGTTTCATTTAACAGAAAATACTTACATCATCAGCCTTGATTCCAAGACCAATATATTTGCTGAACTGACGCTTGTAGGCATCTTCGTCTTCCTCTTCCAAGGTGCGCATGTAATCGGCAACATGTTGTCCAAAGATGTGGGCTCGGTGAACCTCAGcattgaaacttttgttttcagcACTGTAACCAGGGAAACGCTTGACCGAATGAGGAATATTCAGACCACCGTCGACGGCACCCTTCATGGCACCGAAAACACGAGCTCCGGTGGTGGTACGAGCCAGACCGACATCTAGGTAACAACGGAAGGCACCTGGTCCTTCATCGACTGACTCGACCTGGTACTCTTCGCCAGTAACATCTGTACAACCAGTGTACAATGTATCCAGACGAAGTTTCTGTAGAATACGACGGGCAGCCAGCAGTCCAGTGCAGTATGCAGCTGCGTAGTTGGTTAGACCAACCTGAAATTTAGAATCCGTTGTATATTTTTGTAAGGAAATTTAACCGTTGCTATACTCACTTTAACCCCATAGCGGGGAAGTTCGTGCGAGTAGGCAGCACAAACAATGCGATCTCCTTCAATGCGTGCGTAAGCAATCTGGCAAGTAATGTCGCGGTTGCTCAGACGAACAATCATTCGGTACTTCGGAGTATTGTATTTATTCTTATCCTGGAAGATAAGACGCTTACGGGCGTAGTAATCGGTTTTACCCTCGCGACGCCTGCGGAACCTGACCTGGTAACGCTTGAAGTACTGCTTATTCTTCACGACCTTTACGAAACCCtatttaaagaaaaaaataacattatAGTGACATTGTGAAAACATTTTAGGTTAGAATCTGTCCCACATGCAATGAAGCAATAAAATTTTTGGTGTTTGTAATCATATCTCTATTTTTAGTGAAACAATTGCAATTATAAccctatttttcataaataatttaattta harbors:
- the LOC128740869 gene encoding 60S ribosomal protein L5, with the protein product MGFVKVVKNKQYFKRYQVRFRRRREGKTDYYARKRLIFQDKNKYNTPKYRMIVRLSNRDITCQIAYARIEGDRIVCAAYSHELPRYGVKVGLTNYAAAYCTGLLAARRILQKLRLDTLYTGCTDVTGEEYQVESVDEGPGAFRCYLDVGLARTTTGARVFGAMKGAVDGGLNIPHSVKRFPGYSAENKSFNAEVHRAHIFGQHVADYMRTLEEEDEDAYKRQFSKYIGLGIKADDIENIYKNAHAGIRKDPSFTKKPEKKVTKKRHNLAKLTLEARKAKIAKHKADFLAKIQADVEA